Proteins encoded by one window of Sphaerodactylus townsendi isolate TG3544 linkage group LG02, MPM_Stown_v2.3, whole genome shotgun sequence:
- the LRRC55 gene encoding leucine-rich repeat-containing protein 55 — protein sequence MSIDCIQLGGEPFAPHCCPAMTLNPFFVAVVVVFASAVTGCPVLCTCRNQAVDCSGLRLFSVPPDLPLDTRNLSLAHNRITAIPPGYLTCYSELRVLDLRNNSLFELPVGLFWTSKRLSHLDLSYNNFSHVVADMFKEAYSLVHIDLSHNPWLRKVHPQAFRGLVQLQSLDLSYGGLSFLSLEALEGLTGLVTLQIGGNPWVCSCTMEPLLKWLRNRIQRCMSAEPPSHSQAREELDG from the exons ATGAGTATAGACTGTATTCAGTTGGGAGGAGAGCCGTTTGCTCCCCACTGCTGCCCTGCCATGACACTGAACCCTTTCTTTGTAGCAGTGGTGGTAGTCTTTGCTAGTGCTGTCACGGGCTGCCCTGTCCTGTGCACATGCCGCAATCAGGCTGTAGATTGCAGCGGGCTTCGGCTCTTTTCAGTGCCACCAGATCTTCCATTGGATACCAGAAACCTCAGCCTAGCACACAACCGTATCACTGCCATCCCTCCTGGATACCTAACATGCTACTCTGAGCTGCGAGTGCTGGACTTGAGAAACAACTCACTTTTTGAGTTACCTGTTGGACTGTTCTGGACATCTAAACGCCTGTCACACTTGGATTTGAGCTACAATAACTTCAGCCATGTGGTGGCAGATATGTTCAAAGAAGCCTACAGTCTAGTGCATATTGACTTGAGCCACAACCCCTGGCTGAGGAAGGTGCACCCTCAGGCTTTCCGAGGTTTGGTTCAACTTCAGAGCCTTGATCTCAGCTATGGGGGCCTCTCGTTCCTCAGTCTAGAAGCTCTGGAGGGCCTCACAGGATTGGTGACTCTTCAAATTGGAGGCAATCCATGGGTATGCAGTTGTACTATGGAGCCACTGTTGAAATGGTTGAGGAATAGGATTCAGAGATGCATGTCAG CAGAACCTCCCAGCCACAGCCAAGCTAGAGAGGAACTAGATGGATGA